CGACCGGCGTCACCGTCATCACCTGCCGTACGCCGGACGGCGCGCACCACGGCGCGACGGTCACCGCGTTCACGCCGATCTCCCTCGACCCGCCGCTGGTGCAGGTCGCGCTGACCCGGAAGTCGAAGGCCGCCGCCTACCTCGACGGCGCGTCCTTCGCGGTCAACGTGCTGGCCGCCGACCAGGTCGACGTCGCGATGCACTTCGCCGGCCGGCCCGGCAGCGACCCGCTCCCGTGGCGCGAGGGCAGCCTGGCCCCCACCCTCGGCGGCACGGCCGCGACCCTGGTCTGCCGCGCCCACCGCACCGACGACGGCGGCGACCACCTGCTGTTCCTCGGCGAGGTGGCGGAGGTCGTCACCACCGACCGGCGACCGCTGCTCTTCCACGACAGCGCCTTCCACCAGATCGGCGACCGCTCGTCCGACGTCGTCTGGCTCGGCTGCCAGGACGACCCCCACACCGGCTGGTTCGACGCCACGACCAGCTTCGCCGCCCCGCTCCGCAGCGGGCCGTCGTACTTCATCCCGCGAGACACCCACTACTGAGGAGACAACGATGACCGACACCCTCGTCCCCGAGACCGCCCTGACGGACGGGCCGCCGACCACCAACCCG
Above is a genomic segment from Nocardioides aromaticivorans containing:
- a CDS encoding flavin reductase family protein gives rise to the protein MDPLTLRSTFGRFATGVTVITCRTPDGAHHGATVTAFTPISLDPPLVQVALTRKSKAAAYLDGASFAVNVLAADQVDVAMHFAGRPGSDPLPWREGSLAPTLGGTAATLVCRAHRTDDGGDHLLFLGEVAEVVTTDRRPLLFHDSAFHQIGDRSSDVVWLGCQDDPHTGWFDATTSFAAPLRSGPSYFIPRDTHY